CTGTAAGTTTGAATTCTAATTCATTCAGTTCAAGATTTGAtgttcatttgtgtttattctttaaTGTTTCACACCATTCATTACCGTTAGTGTTATTTCTGACTGTTTGCTGTTTCCATAAATTCCAAAATTTTGAAGCTGAGAAGATCCACCATCCTCCAACTGAAATGGTGATCAAGACTGGAGACTCTGTTACTCTCCAGTGTTCAGTAGAGCCTCTCACTCCAGACTGTTCAGGAGATCACAGTGTGTACTGGTTCAGACATGGATCAGGAGAATCTCATCCaggaatcatttacactcatggaAACAGGAGTGATGAGTGTAAGAAAAGCTCTGAGACTGATTCTCCTACACAGAGCTGCGTCTACAAACTCCCCACGAGAaacctcagcctctctgatgctggaacttactactgcgcTGTGGCTGCATGTGGACAGATACTGTTTGGAAATCAAACTAAAGTTACTGTACAAGGTGAGTCTAATGATAGAATAGAGCTTCTGTTCTGTGATGGAATTTCTCTGGGTGGTGATTTTTTTGAAGCAATTTTTGTTTATCATCTGATACCAATGTAGCGCTTatattttctgtcatttcaGAAAATAACAGTTGGAGCTTCATCATCTCAATAACACTGAATGTAATATTTGTCATTGTGATCGTGGCTCTGATTGGAGTTCTACATAAGAGTCGACTAAACGgttagtttttttctttctagagTTGATTTACAATCATTTCACCAAAATGAAATCACATTATTTCTCTTTAAAAGTGCTTCCAACAGCCGTTCAAGACTCACTGATCAGGTAATCATATCTACTATCTCTGATCTTATTACTTCACTTAACGCATTTGTTCCAGAATCTGTGCAGctgctgttataactgcaaattaCGACAGTGATATTGTTTTTACTCTTCCTGTAACATCTGCTCTCTGTGTGGCCAGTAATGGACTGTAATGGCTCCTGTTTTCTCTCAGGCTGATCACACAGGTCTCTTCAATGCTGTCCTGAGTTTTGCTAAGAGAGTGAAGGAAAGTCAAGACCTGTATTCACAGGTGGAATATAGCTGAGGGGAAACGGTGCAGACAGCATCACCACAATGGAGTCATCCTCAGATTTAGCAGAACATTTGTGTTCTAATACAATTTAGATCATGTTCATCAATCAAAGCTGATAGTTAAAGAGATCCACCTACAAAGAAAGAACTGCTGTGGGTCACAGCTTCTTCAGTCAGGCACGGCTACATGTAACCAATGTAGTGTAATTAAGACTCATTTAATCTGTGTACTGGATCATTTGTACATCAACTGCAAAATCCTGTCCCTTTTATTTTGTGTGACTATGTTCAATAAAATCATTTatgtttcttaaaaaaatgaaaaatgtattgtgtttatgtttaattGAGTTGAATTGAGTAATACACAATACTTATTCTGTTTGAAGTTCATTAGCACTGGATGTCAGTGTAAAGTATGTAAAAGTCCTGTGATTAAAGTTTTCCCACTGagaatatttataatattgtaGCTTTGGCACAAAAACACCAGCAGATGCCATTTTTCTGCTCAaggaaaatgctcttttattgaacaaagCACCCAAGGTCTCTGAATAGCAGGGAAAATAGCAGTGAAGGTCACCTATAGCCATACCACAACCGCCCACAGTGACCACCTCTCAACCACACACAGCTTAACTTTGCATGACACGCTCTTAGAGCTCCCCTTGAAAAGCCTGTTTTGGATAGCATGATAATTTTCTCTTGAAATATGGACTTTTATCTACTACCTTTAATGATGTTTGTACATTTCATGCCTGTATCATTCACAAACGTGGTCCCTGACTCTGCTGAGATGTTAGAATGAGTCTTATCTATTGAGTCTTGTGGGTAATGATGTTGCAGGAGGATATTAATCTAAATTGAAAGACAACAGATCGTTATATTTAAAGAGGTTGTACTTTACTGGTTTTATTTTACTGGTTTTGTTcactttattatattttatttgctcTCTGAAGGAGAACAGTAGGGTAGAACAGAACTACCCTGTCATTTACT
This window of the Pygocentrus nattereri isolate fPygNat1 chromosome 2, fPygNat1.pri, whole genome shotgun sequence genome carries:
- the LOC108411024 gene encoding uncharacterized protein LOC108411024 isoform X1 codes for the protein MITLITALCLFTTEKSGISGLQVQTVRRGNNEVIKCDENIVKDKETHLLAWYKQSLGNVPEFILRHFGHGEKLRYQSGFKDGRFTVDEETFDLSIKGIKEEDAGTYFCGKVKANAVEFGSGTRLFFQAEKIHHPPTEMVIKTGDSVTLQCSVEPLTPDCSGDHSVYWFRHGSGESHPGIIYTHGNRSDECKKSSETDSPTQSCVYKLPTRNLSLSDAGTYYCAVAACGQILFGNQTKVTVQENNSWSFIISITLNVIFVIVIVALIGVLHKSRLNVLPTAVQDSLIRLITQVSSMLS
- the LOC108411024 gene encoding uncharacterized protein LOC108411024 isoform X2, translating into MITLITALCLFTTEKSGISGLQVQTVRRGNNEVIKCDENIVKDKETHLLAWYKQSLGNVPEFILRHFGHGEKLRYQSGFKDGRFTVDEETFDLSIKGIKEEDAGTYFCGKVKANAVEFGSGTRLFFQAEKIHHPPTEMVIKTGDSVTLQCSVEPLTPDCSGDHSVYWFRHGSGESHPGIIYTHGNRSDECKKSSETDSPTQSCVYKLPTRNLSLSDAGTYYCAVAACGQILFGNQTKVTVQENNSWSFIISITLNVIFVIVIVALIGVLHKSRLNAVQDSLIRLITQVSSMLS